A stretch of Aedes aegypti strain LVP_AGWG chromosome 2, AaegL5.0 Primary Assembly, whole genome shotgun sequence DNA encodes these proteins:
- the LOC5566517 gene encoding WASH complex subunit 2, with protein MALTPDELRKRIPQWSLESDGQLLQYMNQISKNLEAKCKQTQDNLTRLMLDIDESHLRYANASNSFNGIQQLKYVENRVQDDDESFYSVREEKEEEGEKLPYGEVFHMAVEKSIANMYKSFEKVTVQLDSDSDSDDEEEAAVRNTVLRAVQKYPYISRPLPYIIGSQEWREKWHAGLIDSEEESDTEEKEQYSDSSDSEKNFPSQTNSNHTPSESEGSVWGVHADPRRRAPSFDPSVSGDDALSIHSSSSAIRPVGARTLIKVPVLPGFRPPSLFPDQPPQDDTISVSSRNKVTNLFEESDEEDSTPTHRPTAISATTNAQSSYFRGNQVERRTVNLFSDEPPPSSHEPTPTSSISNHSQKKPVNLFIDSDEDDSFNNNSSSKSSSVYQNEPPELPVPARKGSNLFNDGDNSDVTPKARVGKTGGNLFDQVNNNEADEEDDLFVPAKRSINGGVEDKTKGVRRVTNLFDDEPPEDDFDQIFKPKATDRKIPGAKKVLPPISKQDKEEGIVKKPNPQQRIVEQVPVVAQRIVKEKVNLFDDDNDDANDIFSESVTKKETLAPKKPKINLFDDDDIDEGSLLAEPKLSEDQINANDYTKVKPKETIVSQSSSIRSEILKKSIFDSDSNEDEDDFIFGGKSSVSASVTRKEPEPLPRQVEPVTPLQKRIEVSNDRVPAVNTRIPDDVPNIEKQSVNIQPIQPESNQSSIRSELLKKKSIFDSDSNEDDGDDLLFGAKKIASEVAEKKDTPKFESVQVTTIGSNAKVSNPSDETEKIKDFVEIAEKPPIPDEPPEDDGWASDLKPTYPEVSNDIDYYLTTKRINGPSESSVSTSLVQSNHVEPNTPNDIEVEQQQSSKEDTYDDSKPTTVEPPPDEEMFQSSNQEVNGNIPSPSSLPLETDNDAHKNDSSSNKSALNFNSICLFDDIPPPDDCFEEPRTTLLAVDHTDDGFYTEQPTASNSANANHYLFLDDGDGPPPDDEVDDGKVTSKIQQEPASFKSISAIIVERSKNDSSYEGNREKPKINRLSAKVNINVNALLPGARRPQPAAAVEKTPDITNSADQVEGSSPKENPRTEPKPQPDSETGSAKLVSLNKGRARIQTKRKPQSRQNRRSNYENSLASGTTEGINDHPTSEETPKEEVRVVVGSEEKTQHVEVIAAHVKVDQLLSNELIQKLSDVKLFENETDTEDKLFSISITKPSPSVPIPKNLNHPVVAPAFESPKVHQPTSKPPISSAKLFSDEESDDSDLFGKISKPIAVQNPTASKPKQNIQPVKPVTASVSIKKQSIFGDSDDDDDLFSKPQSIAKPPAKPIARLSNSEPPKPVKKSIFESDGDSDDDDIFGGSKKGAVGFSNRAPTKKDPKMSKPAPPPSSKSLFGEDDDDDDDLFSSKSKSASKPTSSQPVVTTKKPERTTSVKAAVDDPLADLLK; from the exons AATCTCGAGGCAAAATGCAAACAAACCCAGGACAACTTGACTCGTCTGATGCTGGATATAGACGAGAGTCACCTCCGCTACGCCAATGCTTCGAACAGTTTCAACGGCATTCAGCAGCTGAAATACGTGGAGAACCGTGTTCAGGACGACGACGAGAGTTTCTACTCCGTTCGGGAGGAGAAAGAGGAGGAGGGGGAAAAACTGCCGTATGGAGAAGTTTTCCACATGGCCGTGGAAAAGTCCATTGCTAACATGTACAAATCTTTCGAGAAGGTCACTGTTCAACTGGATAGTGATAGCGATAGCGACGATGAGGAGGAGGCTGCTGTGAGGAATACAGTGTTAagagctgttcaaaagtatCCTTACATTAGTAGACCGCTGCCGTACATAATAGGGTCTCAAGAGTGGCGGGAAAAATGGCACGCTGGTTTGATTGATTCCGAAGAAGAGTCCGATACGGAGGAGAAGGAACAGTATTCGGATTCCAGCGACAGTGAGAAGAATTTCCCGTCACAGACTAATAGTAACCATACGCCCTCGGAATCGGAGGGCTCGGTTTGGGGCGTACATGCGGATCCACGGCGAAGGGCTCCATCGTTCGACCCAAGTGTATCTGGGGATGACGCTCTGTCGATTCATTCGAGTTCCAGTGCAATCAGACCTGTCGGCGCGAGAACTTTGATAAAGGTTCCAGTGTTACCTGGGTTCAGACCTCCATCGCTTTTCCCAGATCAACCTCCGCAGGATGATACGATTAGTGTGTCTTCTAGGAACAAGGTGACAAATCTGTTCGAAGAATCTGATGAGGAAGACTCAACTCCTACGCATAGACCAACGGCTATAAGTGCAACGACGAATGCACAGTCAAGCTACTTCAGAGGAAATCAGGTGGAAAGGAGAACGGTGAATCTGTTCTCTGACGAACCACCGCCTTCGAGCCACGAGCCTACACCAACTTCTTCAATAAGTAATCACTCGCAAAAGAAACCTGTCAACCTGTTCATCGACAGTGACGAAGATGATTCGTTCAATAATAATTCTTCATCCAAGAGTAGTAGCGTTTACCAGAATGAACCTCCGGAGTTGCCTGTTCCGGCGAGAAAGGGTTCTAATCTGTTCAATGACGGAGATAATTCTGATGTAACTCCAAAGGCACGTGTTGGTAAAACGGGTGGCAATTTGTTCGACCAGGTTAACAACAACGAAGCGGATGAGGAGGATGATCTTTTTGTACCAGCTAAGCGATCGATCAACGGTGGTGTTGAGGATAAAACGAAGGGGGTCAGAAGAGTTACAAATTTGTTCGATGATGAACCGCCGGAGGATGATTTCGATCAGATATTTAAACCTAAGGCTACGGATAGGAAAATACCCGGTGCGAAAAAGGTACTGCCTCCGATTAGTAAACAGGACAAGGAGGAAGGCATTGTGAAAAAGCCGAATCCACAACAGCGAATAGTTGAGCAAGTTCCGGTGGTAGCACAACGAATCGTTAAAGAGAAGGTAAATCTGTTTGACGATGATAATGATGACGCGAATGATATATTTTCCGAGAGTGTTACGAAAAAGGAAACTCTTGCACCAAAGAAACCGAAGATCAATCTCTTTGACGATGATGATATCGATGAAGGATCGCTTCTAGCAGAACCCAAATTGTCTGAGGATCAAATTAATGCAAATGATTACACAAAAGTGAAGCCAAAAGAGACGATCGTCAGTCAAAGCAGTAGTATTCGATCGGAGATTCTGAAGAAGTCTATTTTCGATTCGGATTCCAATGAAGATGAAGACGATTTTATCTTTGGCGGAAAAAGCTCTGTTTCGGCTTCCGTTACGAGAAAAGAACCAGAACCACTTCCGAGGCAAGTGGAGCCGGTTACACCTTTACAAAAGCGTATTGAAGTTTCGAATGATCGGGTACCTGCAGTGAATACCAGGATACCTGACGACGTTCCTAATATTGAGAAGCAAAGTGTGAACATCCAGCCAATTCAACCGGAATCCAACCAATCCAGTATTCGTTCGGAACTTCTTAAAAAGAAATCAATTTTCGATTCCGATTCTAATGAGGACGATGGAGATGATCTTCTATTCGGTGCGAAGAAGATTGCTTCCGAAGTTGCGGAGAAGAAGGATACACCGAAATTTGAAAGTGTACAAGTAACGACCATTGGAAGTAATGCAAAGGTTAGTAATCCATCGGACGAAACAGAGAAAATAAAAGATTTTGTGGAAATCGCTGAAAAGCCTCCCATACCTGATGAGCCTCCTGAGGACGATGGATGGGCGAGCGATCTTAAGCCAACTTATCCTGAAGTTTCCAATGACATTGATTACTATCTCACAACCAAAAGGATTAATGGACCATCCGAGTCTTCTGTATCAACGTCACTGGTACAATCAAATCATGTAGAACCGAACACACCAAACGATATAGAAGTTGAGCAACAACAATCCTCAAAGGAAGATACCTATGACGACTCGAAACCTACCACTGTTGAACCACCTCCAGATGAAGAGATGTTTCAAAGTTCTAACCAGGAAGTAAACGGCAATATTCCGAGTCCGTCATCCTTACCTCTCGAAACGGATAATGATGCACACAAAAACGATAGCTCTAGCAACAAAAGTGCCTTAAATTTCAATTCCATTTGCTTGTTCGATGATATCCCACCGCCGGATGATTGCTTCGAAGAACCTCGTACAACACTGCTGGCAGTGGACCACACTGATGATGGTTTCTATACTGAACAACCCACCGCTTCAAATTCGGCCAACGCAAACCACTATCTCTTTCTGGATGATGGCGACGGGCCGCCTCCTGATGATGAGGTTGATGATGGTAAAGtaacttcaaaaattcaacaagAGCCCGCCTCTTTCAAGAGCATATCAGCCATCATAGTGGAGCGTAGCAAAAACGATTCCAGCTACGAGGGAAATCGAGAAAAGCCCAAGATCAATAGACTGAGCGCAAAAGTTAACATCAACGTAAATGCTTTACTGCCGGGAGCCCGAAGACCGCAACCCGCTGCAGCGGTAGAGAAGACACCAGATATTACAAATTCTGCTGATCAAGTCGAAGGAAGTTCTCCCAAAGAGAACCCCAGAACAGAGCCAAAGCCACAGCCAGACTCCGAAACTGGGTCAGCAAAGTTAGTTAGCTTGAACAAAGGACGTGCTAGAATACAAACTAAACGAAAACCTCAATCTAGGCAAAATCGAAGGTCGAACTATGAAAACAGCCTAGCATCCGGGACTACTGAAGGAATTAATGATCATCCTACGAGTGAAGAAACCCCCAAAGAAGAGGTACGCGTAGTAGTTGGTTCCGAAGAAAAGACCCAACACGTCGAAGTCATCGCTGCGCACGTAAAGGTCGATCAACTTCTTAGCAACGAATTGATCCAAAAACTTTCAGATGTGAAACTTTTCGAAAATGAAACCGATACGGAAGACAAACTTTTCAGTATCAGTATAACAAAACCTTCTCCCAGTGTCCCAATACCAAAGAATTTAAATCATCCCGTAGTGGCACCTGCTTTCGAATCGCCTAAGGTACACCAACCAACATCGAAACCACCCATCTCTTCAGCAAAACTCTTCAGCGATGAAGAATCTGACGATAGCGATCTGTTCGGTAAGATTTCCAAGCCAATCGCGGTGCAGAATCCCACCGCCAGTAAACCCAAACAGAACATTCAGCCAGTCAAACCGGTAACGGCTTCGGTCAGTATTAAAAAGCAGTCAATCTTTGGCGATTCGGACGATGACGATGATCTGTTCTCGAAACCTCAATCGATTGCCAAGCCCCCGGCTAAACCAATCGCTCGACTTAGCAATAGTGAACCTCCAAAACCCGTCAAGAAAAGCATATTCGAATCCGATGGCGACAGTGACGATGATGACATCTTTGGGGGATCCAAAAAGGGTGCAGTTGGCTTCAGTAACCGAGCTCCGACGAAAAAGGATCCGAAGATGAGTAAACCCGCACCGCCTCCGAGCAGTAAAAGTTTATTTGGGGaagatgacgacgacgatgatgatctGTTCAGTTCGAAAAGTA AATCCGCATCGAAACCTACTTCATCGCAACCAGTGGTAACAACGAAGAAACCGGAAAGAACTACTTCGGTCAAGGCGGCAGTAGATGATCCGTTAGCCGATTTGTTAAAATAG